From a region of the Bacteroidota bacterium genome:
- a CDS encoding AraC family transcriptional regulator, giving the protein MKLAQENIERIHKVVKHIELNIDSEMPLDDLAELACFSPFHFQRIFKEVLGETPKQFIKRLRLEEAARIIAFQPELNILEVAVKVGFQSLEAFSRAFKDYYSLSPDKYRKSSEIERINITQIPYSKNILIDEAKIEISFPEHKPEFEDLKPEIVNRPGQKCVCLQTTLQSPVLIKESFKRIKQWAEARDLINGETAIFGLIKDYPVFTSLDKCRFLTCVALGKQTITSGLVSFLEIPSTKYVSFVKEGSFQDIIKTASYVVHAWLPESAFKLKLEPILLVPLNDPSITDFNENSYQIYIPVEAE; this is encoded by the coding sequence TTGAAATTAGCACAGGAAAATATTGAACGTATCCACAAAGTGGTTAAACACATAGAGCTGAACATTGACAGTGAAATGCCGCTGGATGATTTAGCCGAATTGGCCTGTTTCTCTCCGTTTCATTTTCAGCGTATATTTAAGGAAGTACTGGGCGAAACTCCCAAGCAATTCATAAAACGTCTGCGGCTTGAGGAAGCTGCGCGGATTATTGCGTTCCAACCCGAATTGAACATTCTTGAAGTAGCCGTAAAAGTAGGGTTTCAATCGCTGGAAGCATTTTCCAGAGCATTTAAAGACTATTATTCTTTAAGTCCCGATAAATACCGTAAGTCGAGCGAAATTGAACGTATCAACATTACCCAGATTCCTTACAGCAAGAATATTTTAATTGATGAAGCAAAAATAGAAATTTCATTTCCCGAACATAAACCAGAGTTTGAAGATTTAAAGCCGGAAATTGTCAACAGGCCGGGGCAAAAATGTGTTTGCCTGCAAACCACGCTGCAATCGCCCGTACTTATTAAAGAGAGTTTTAAACGAATTAAGCAGTGGGCTGAAGCAAGAGATTTGATTAACGGCGAAACGGCAATATTCGGATTAATAAAAGATTATCCTGTTTTCACTTCACTGGATAAATGCAGGTTTTTAACCTGCGTTGCATTAGGTAAACAAACTATAACGTCAGGACTGGTCAGCTTTCTCGAGATTCCTTCCACAAAATATGTGAGCTTTGTAAAGGAGGGCAGTTTTCAGGATATTATAAAAACTGCTTCTTATGTTGTTCATGCGTGGCTGCCCGAGAGCGCATTTAAATTGAAACTGGAACCCATATTGCTGGTGCCTTTAAATGACCCTTCGATTACAGACTTCAACGAAAATTCCTACCAGATCTACATTCCGGTTGAAGCGGAGTAA
- a CDS encoding ABC transporter ATP-binding protein, with the protein MITLEGVTKVFRLKERTFTALNNIELSISKGEYVAVVGKSGSGKSTLLNMITGIDHPSSGKICLNGTEIGTLNESRLATWRGKNIGIVFQFFQLIPTLTILENLLLAMEFVNVIPKNERTQRAKKLLADVGIPEQAHKMPASLSGGEQQRAAIARALANDPAIVVADEPTGNLDSKTAEAVNLIFSSLAKSGKTVIVVTHEKDIASKYDRTFTLSDGEIVSTQSKD; encoded by the coding sequence ATGATAACATTAGAAGGTGTTACGAAAGTATTCCGGTTAAAAGAAAGAACCTTTACCGCGTTAAACAATATTGAACTCTCCATCAGCAAAGGCGAATATGTTGCCGTGGTCGGGAAATCCGGAAGTGGTAAATCCACATTATTAAACATGATTACCGGTATAGACCATCCGAGCAGCGGAAAAATATGTTTAAACGGAACCGAAATCGGAACGCTGAACGAGAGCCGGCTGGCAACATGGCGTGGAAAGAACATTGGAATTGTATTTCAGTTTTTTCAATTGATTCCGACACTCACGATTCTCGAAAATTTATTGCTGGCTATGGAATTTGTAAATGTCATTCCAAAGAATGAACGTACACAAAGGGCGAAAAAACTGTTAGCTGATGTAGGAATTCCGGAACAGGCGCATAAAATGCCTGCTTCCCTTTCGGGCGGCGAACAACAGCGTGCTGCCATTGCAAGAGCGCTGGCAAACGACCCGGCAATAGTTGTTGCCGATGAACCTACCGGAAACCTCGACAGCAAAACGGCTGAAGCTGTCAATTTAATTTTCAGTTCGCTTGCAAAATCGGGCAAGACGGTGATTGTAGTTACTCACGAAAAAGATATTGCATCAAAATACGACCGCACATTTACATTATCGGATGGTGAAATAGTATCAACGCAATCTAAAGACTAA